Proteins encoded in a region of the Raphanus sativus cultivar WK10039 unplaced genomic scaffold, ASM80110v3 Scaffold0958, whole genome shotgun sequence genome:
- the LOC130503448 gene encoding dirigent protein 22-like: MIKLILILVAEISLLTSIASAGDFARTMNKKLIDLQKHETLTHLRLYWHDSIGGQKPSSVMIQQPISNSSSLFGSISVMDDALTTDVMKNSTVVGQAQGIYAGAAQGEIGFLMVMNFAFTTGKYNGSTITILGGNAMLEKAREMPVVGGSGMFRFARGYVEARTKFYDPKSGVAIVEYNCYVLHY, translated from the coding sequence ATGATTAAGCTCATCCTTATCCTTGTTGCAGAAATTTCCCTCCTCACTTCCATTGCTTCGGCTGGCGACTTCGCAAGAACCATGAACAAAAAACTCATCGACCTCCAAAAACATGAGACACTCACCCATCTCCGGCTCTATTGGCACGACTCTATAGGCGGTCAAAAGCCTAGTTCCGTCATGATCCAACAGCCTATCTCGAACTCCTCCTCCTTATTCGGATCCATCTCCGTGATGGACGATGCGTTGACAACGGATGTGATGAAGAACTCGACTGTGGTTGGCCAGGCCCAAGGGATTTATGCTGGAGCGGCCCAAGGAGAGATAGGTTTCTTGATGGTGATGAACTTTGCTTTCACGACCGGGAAGTATAACGGTAGTACGATCACGATTCTTGGTGGGAACGCTATGCTGGAAAAGGCTAGGGAAATGCCGGTGGTTGGAGGAAGCGGGATGTTCCGGTTTGCTAGAGGTTATGTCGAGGCTCGGACCAAGTTTTATGATCCCAAGTCCGGCGTAGCCATTGTTGAGTATAACTGTTATGTCTTGCATTACTAA